Within Geotrypetes seraphini chromosome 13, aGeoSer1.1, whole genome shotgun sequence, the genomic segment TCTCAAGAGAAATCCTGAGCCTACGGAATGTGGAAGGAGGAGTGGGAGGTGCTAATATGTGGTTCTTCagaacccttcccccacccaccctaccCACTCCACCCATCCAAGCAGAAATCAAATTCCTTCACCATAAGTGTGACTATGGTAGGAATAGCTAGAGTTACCTCAGAAAAgaaactttgtaaaaaaaaaaaaaaaattgcttatgcTGCCACAAGAAAAGGTACATACCTTTTAAACAGCGCATAAAGGTCGTCTTTTGTTATTTGAGACTTGGGAAGTTAGACGTTCGGCTAGGAAAATTCGTATatttatggaaatttgggatccgtatattcaaaatctttcacctAAGGctagaagtttaattcttaattaTTTAAATTGAAGCTGTGATTATTTACTTAAAATTTTAGTTCttcatttttattattctttatttttgacaGCTTCCATTGGGTTTGGGGGCTTTAATAACAGATTTACATATAATTAAAAAgggttgggatgggaggaggagggaattgaTTTAAAAAGGGGTTTGAATTTGATAATATATTAAGGTTTATTGTAGATAAtatgaaatatattttggaggaataataGAACTATGTTTGATAAATATTTTTATGAATATAATTGTTATAAACTTAATTTgtattcaataaaaatgttataaattaaaaggtccaagaaagaaaggagaattaAGAAGAAGACCAAAAGAAGCCACATTTAGTGAGGAATCACGTGAGCGCAGAACTGGAACAGGCTCAGGTAGTGCTCAGTTAtgttaactctttttttttttctccttgcagATTCGGGACCTAAAGATGAAAGTGATGGACCTCCGGGGGAAGTTTAAACGGCCACCTCTGCGCCGGGTCAGAGTCTCCGCTGATGCCATGTTGAGAGCTTTGCTTGGCTCCAAACACAAAGTATCCATGGATCTGAGGGCCAACCTGAAGTCTGTCAAGAAAGAAGACACTGAGAAGGTGAGGAGCCGGGACCGGCCTTGCGGTTCTAAAGAAGGAAGGAACCGgtatcgctccccccccccaccccacccccgcgtgaaccggcaccccgcacccgaacaacttgaaacttatcccCTGTCTGGCACTGgccgagattctcggcgagagggagaattagaaggccttgagcatacgcagatgcatgctcagggcccggcagaggcaggaagttcttcaagcggcaccggcacgtcctgtgggctgcgtgctggtgccagacggggagggggggtaagtttcaagttgtttgggCAGGGAGTGCCGGTttgcacaggggggggggggcctttgcgagcggagggggggagcagcgccgctggcctcatgGGGGGGCGGGAACGTATCaatcgagtttccattatttcctatgggggaaactcgctttgatatacgagtattttggtttacgagcatgcttctggaatgaattatgctcataagccaaggttccactgtatctgGAAAACTTATTTTTCCAGAATCATTCAAAATCTGAGCTATAAATCTGACCCCTTTATTTACCCATAATCTAAACGTAACATTTGTCAATAAAATTTGTAGATTATTACCCATaatagcatgcgcggtatacgcgtgtgcacgctatattaaaattttattgacAAATGTTACCTTTAGATTATGGGTAATAATCTACAAATTTTATTTGTCAAAACTTTTGTTTTATCTTCAGTTTATTTGAAACTTTCAGTCTAATATAAATGTTTAAAGGACATTAGAACCTTTTTAATGCATGCAAATCAATGGAATTCTTTTCGTTCCTAGGTTAACATGAATTAAAGTGAGCGATTTTGAatgcactaaggggtccttttactaaggcgcgctaatcaatttagcatgcgttaacgattagcacgcactaaatcggttagcgcgccttagtaacaGGACCTCTAAAATTTTAAGGCACGTTAACCAAGCAAATGCAGGCTAATGCACATTCCTAGACCGTTCGTCTGTTCAGGACAGTGAATGATCTAAAGCAGCATTCGTCGATCAACCTTTGTCGGTGGCTTAGTTGATAATCGCCAACCAATGAGCCCTAAGAAAGTCAGGCTGGGAATGTCCACCAATGCCATGCTTGCTCTTTGCCGCTAGGAACGTCCCGTGGAAGTGAGTGACTGGCGTAAGAATGTTGAAGCCATGTCTggaatggagggcaggaagaagatGTTTGATGCTGCCAAAGCACCAAGTGGCCAGTGAAAAGGTAACGACCTGTTTAAATTGCTCTAGAAAGCACCACCAGAAAATAGAGCTTGCAAAATCCTTAGACCAGAGACAATGCAGGGATGGGAAGTCAGATGTCAAGGTCTTATCCCATGTCATTAACAAGCAGAAAAAATATGACTCTGTGCGTTTGTTTGCTGCTAAGAGTGCAAAATCTTGATGGCATTCATCCcagaacacctccccccccccccaacacacaccaaAACAAAGAACTTGGACTACAACAGGCCAAGAGAATTTTCTGACTACCCatccttagggttaccagatatttggattttcccagacatgtcctccttttcaggacatgtctgggggattcggacggcttttcaaaacccagcgctttgcccgggttttgaaaaactttcaACAAATCgccgtcaggcaggagggcatccacgcatgcgcgtaTGCTCTCCTGCCTGACTAAAGCAGGCAGCAGGGGACGGGACGGGGccagggtgggattgggggtggggctgggcataaagggatggggatgggtggaactgggcgggtctagggatccggattttccttttggaaaacctggtaaccctacccatccCTAGCAAATAGCAGATAAAGAACTTGGAGGGGGATGATGAAGGGAATTGGTGCTTGTCAGCTTGCTAAAGATGACAGAGAGCTCTCAGATTTCACACTTTTCCTCCAGGGGACTGGTAGGGGAATCAGATGACTCCATGTCATAAGGGGTAAGCTAGTCCAGTCCTATTTTACCCCAGTGCATGCATGGCTTTGTACTTGTCCTTCAGATTTCTCttaggaaaatgaatgggacataACCCTGCATAGCAGAATGCCTTCACACCATCTTGCGCACTGAGACTGGAAATGTTGTTTCATTCTgagatatttttttctctctctctcccttttcagcTAGAATATTCCTGGACTCATCCCAAATGGTCCCTGGATATCCCCAGATGAATCACacagcttcccttcccccatcgtCTTTTTTCCCAACCTTCCACATCTCCTTCCATCTACTATGTTTGTCTAAAGCTCTCAAAACAGAGAAAATCATTGGACTGTTTCATTAAAAAACTGATATGGCCTCCACTGTGGCCGGGCATTGCTTGCCAAGCTCTCATTTTTCCCTTAGGTAGAACCAGAGAAGTTTAGATCAGTGAGGAACCTCAGCTGGTGATATGAGCTCAGTGCTGTCTTTTCATACCATTAAGTAAAATGTCATAATTGTGGTAAGGCTTGAACAGGTTTCTCTGGTTTCCAATGTGGTTCAGTGAGTTATGTACCTCGGATGTAGACCAATAACATCCCAATAAAATGGTCTTTCTTTCTAAACAGATCTGGTTCTCTCTCTGCAATGTGGTGTTCAGGCTGTAGCATATCACTacactgtctctctccccccccccccccctccgtgatgCACAATATTTCAGAATGCACAAATTATAGTAGTTCTCTGTCAGGAAACAGTGTGGGATGGTAGGAGGTAGGGAAATCCCCTTCACCCTCTGTGTATGGAGTGTATTTAAATGCTGTCTGTATACTCTACGTTATAACTGTgttcaataaaataatatttcGGACAAACACGCTCTTAATGTCTGCCgactttgtttcatttttattggGATATGGATTCTGATAGAGTGGTCCCGCATACATTTCTTCCAGTGCCTCTCAGTCCTGATCTGTGGAAGACCCCCAGCTACGAGTCGCAATAAAACTCCgcacacagctctgccaatgcatCTCAGCCGTTCCCTGCACCTCTCTCTGATATTTTGCAGATTTCCCAGCCCCTGGCAGCCTAAGGAGCAACAATCAGGTCTCTCGCGAAAGGTATCcaagcgtttttttttttttaatttctcatttTCTGAAtcctctataaaaaaaaaaaaaccctaaacgtgcatgcgcacttagggttttgtgatctcTGGCACCTTTCTGTGTCCATCCGTCCCGAATTTGATTTCTGGTGCGTGGGGCGATTTCAGCGgcagtttgactcctgcgctgccaggacgcctcttctcacctccAACCCACCTCCACCAACCAGCAAACACAGCAGCCACAGGgtatttgctaggccggcccacttcaataatgcgaggtgggccggcctagaaaaagccccaaggctgcccgggTTAGCGGATGCtgaacagggagagcagggaaaggagaaggcctactgctggacagagggagcagagaagaggtgatgctggacgggggggggggggaagaaagggagaagggctactgctggacagggggagcaggcaaggggtggtagtggacagccgaggaaagagagacagaaagaaagaaagacagacagcggccaaggagagagagagagagagaaagaaagacacacacatctattctagcacctgttaaggtaacgggcttaaagactagtgtttttATATCTGATGTAGGATTGTGATCCACCTACTCCACAAGCAGGAGCAGAAATTGGTGAGTTGATTTGATGATCTTTTCCCCATCCAAATTGTTATTTACATCTGACAAAAACTCGTGGAGTGCAAAGACTCTGAAAGCTTCTCCTCCTTAGCCTCATGGTCCATTTAGAATTGAAGCAATCTGGGATGCTGCTGTGCTGCTTGTCATCCTCCCATTTCTAATCCTACCTGCTGATTTCATTTTCATTTGAGTAGGTGAATTGAAATTTCTCTGTAAGGCAAATGATGAATCATTGCAAAAACTAGACTATAAAGAAAGATAGAGGGTGATTCATTCTGGACGAAAGCTGAGAACCCAGACCTATAAAGAAGAGTAACACCAAGGAAGATATTAGATTAGCAGATTTAAACACCAAGAAACAAATCTGAATGCATACGATTCCTTATCCACCACCCAAATTTACTACACCCCACCCCAGTattttctgaaataaaaaaaatggacagTACATATATTCTCTAGTGGTGACAGCCGGAAAAGTTTTGTGTAGTTTCATTTCCTGTTTTATATTCAggacaattttcattttattcggGTTTTCTTGctcatcctcccccctccccttttatgaagccgcgttagggttttgtATCGCCGTGGCGGtaaaaaaaatcctaacgtgccttcataaaagggggttttGTCATTAGAGGAGCAATGTTGTTAAAACACTAAATCTTCCACCACAAGACACCTGACTACGTTTCTGTCAAACATAGACAGTACACCCCCAGCCGTTCCCTCCGCTCTGAAGTGAAGAATCAACTCAGCATCCGCCCAGGGAGATCTCTCCAAATGGAAACGGCACGCAagtgctcctacagccactttatCCCTCGTCTATGGAACCAACTGCCCGCACAAACCCAAAAACTAGACTCACGGAGGGCTTTCCGAAAGGCAGTAAAGAATCTCCTTGTTGGTCAATGATGACTTCAATAAATGGACTTCTCTCCGTAAAATGACTCCATCAATTAGACTCTGGCCCTTTTTGCCTCCTTCTATGTACTTCTTGAATATATCTGTCATGTCTGTGGAGTTATTTTGTGACTGCCTTCTTGTaaccctctggcaatgcgttccagagagcttaactattctttcctCCTCCAACTCTTACAATCCTGCCTCTGCCCCGTCATTTCTTCAGTGATATGTCTGAAACTAAGTCTTGTCACTTTCCTTCACCTCCTAAGATGAACATCTGTCTTGTTAGAGTTATAAAaaaaatgaggttcaatgtatgaaaatttatgttttgaaaaaggaaGCGCACCAGGTCATGACTATACTAAAAGATGTTGGCTTTTTAATCCACCTCCTCAGACTGTAAAAATATAGAAAGACAATTAAGACTTAAACCTAAATAAAGGACTCCAGAGAGCAAGAAATGAATCTTCACAGAAGCGCACTGTCC encodes:
- the TNNI1 gene encoding troponin I, slow skeletal muscle, which translates into the protein MPELERKSKISASRKLLLKSLLLAKAKEAWEQEQVDREGEKERYLAERVSTPRTSGLSRNDLQELCRELLDKMHMVDEERYDIEAKVIHNTREIRDLKMKVMDLRGKFKRPPLRRVRVSADAMLRALLGSKHKVSMDLRANLKSVKKEDTEKERPVEVSDWRKNVEAMSGMEGRKKMFDAAKAPSGQ